One Synergistaceae bacterium DZ-S4 genomic region harbors:
- the secD gene encoding protein translocase subunit SecD, with protein MVKRDKWRLGFILTVILIAAYIVFPIQGKVRLGLDLRGGVHIVLQAKGTPGNPVTPDSIDRLLAVLRSRIDQYGIAEPVIQKQGDDRIAVDLPGIEDPEAALDLIGRTAVLEFRQVLGESPRVPAEPVRSNYDSDEQFRSAQDRWQQAKNEVDGYVKQMEEAVKANPDIVVGKGEDGAAYLLGKAYVTGKDLTKADTTFDQFGKAAVSLKFNSEGAKLFDEATAANVGKQIAIVLDGVVISAPVVQQRISGGEAQITGKFSTPEANRLAIMLRAGALPVAVEILENRSVGPTLGADSINDGIRSGLVGAVLVVMFMVIYYGFLGLAADLALCVAMLLVMAGLIFLRSTLTLPGIGGIILTIGMAVDGNILIYERMKEELASGKTQMAALDAGFRKALVVILDSNITTLIAAAVLFYFGSGPIRGFAVTLSIGVISAVFCNVIVTRSLLGVMLSHRKMKTL; from the coding sequence ATGGTAAAAAGAGACAAATGGCGGTTGGGTTTTATTCTGACAGTGATACTCATTGCCGCATACATAGTTTTCCCCATACAGGGCAAAGTCCGTTTGGGACTGGACCTCAGGGGTGGTGTTCACATAGTTTTGCAGGCGAAAGGTACACCTGGAAATCCCGTAACGCCGGACAGCATCGATCGACTCCTTGCAGTGCTCAGGAGCCGTATCGACCAGTATGGGATCGCTGAACCTGTGATCCAGAAACAGGGAGATGACCGCATTGCGGTAGACCTGCCAGGCATAGAAGATCCGGAAGCGGCCCTTGACCTTATAGGAAGGACCGCTGTACTGGAGTTCAGGCAGGTACTTGGAGAATCTCCGAGAGTTCCCGCTGAACCTGTACGCTCTAACTATGACAGTGACGAACAGTTCCGGTCGGCGCAGGATCGCTGGCAGCAGGCAAAGAACGAGGTCGATGGATATGTCAAACAAATGGAGGAAGCTGTAAAAGCGAACCCGGACATAGTGGTCGGCAAGGGTGAAGACGGCGCAGCTTATCTTTTGGGCAAGGCTTATGTCACCGGCAAGGACCTTACTAAGGCTGACACGACTTTTGACCAGTTTGGCAAAGCAGCCGTATCCCTGAAATTCAACTCAGAAGGCGCCAAACTTTTTGATGAGGCAACTGCGGCCAATGTAGGCAAGCAGATCGCCATAGTGCTCGACGGGGTCGTGATATCCGCTCCTGTCGTCCAGCAGCGTATCTCCGGAGGAGAGGCACAGATAACTGGAAAGTTCTCGACTCCCGAAGCAAACAGGCTTGCCATAATGCTGAGGGCAGGTGCGCTTCCGGTAGCTGTTGAGATCCTTGAAAACAGATCTGTCGGTCCGACCCTCGGTGCAGACTCCATAAATGATGGTATACGCTCCGGACTTGTAGGTGCTGTCCTGGTGGTCATGTTTATGGTCATTTATTATGGTTTCCTGGGGCTGGCTGCCGATCTGGCTCTCTGTGTAGCCATGCTGCTTGTGATGGCAGGCCTCATCTTCCTCAGATCTACTCTTACTCTTCCGGGGATCGGCGGTATCATCCTGACTATAGGAATGGCTGTCGACGGCAACATTCTCATATATGAACGCATGAAAGAAGAGCTTGCATCCGGCAAAACTCAGATGGCAGCTCTTGACGCAGGTTTTAGGAAAGCTCTGGTCGTAATACTGGACTCTAATATCACTACTCTGATCGCAGCTGCCGTGCTCTTCTATTTCGGAAGCGGACCGATCAGGGGATTTGCAGTGACTCTGAGCATCGGTGTTATTTCAGCTGTTTTCTGCAATGTTATAGTTACCCGGTCGCTGCTCGGTGTTATGCTTTCACACCGGAAAATGAAAACGCTATAG
- the secF gene encoding protein translocase subunit SecF — protein MVAFNASKLNLPFMKYRMYAILISLVFVAFSIGLVAFKGLNLSVDFTGGLVLQVEFSSPAEVAEIRSSLSSIGQGQAIIQAYNKNEILIRFQAQDEEVRREVLEKLKNDFGDLKILKIDKVGPVVGKELRAQAIIALSLALAGILTYMAFRFKFRFGIAAVVALLHDTLIMLGMFSFTGKEVSVSFIAAILTVVGYSLNDSIVVLDRVRENWASAKTKGILELVDLSINQTLARTINTSLTTLLPVLAMYLFGGEVISNFAFAFLVGIVVGTYSSIYIASSIVAEWYLRSPKF, from the coding sequence ATGGTTGCTTTTAATGCTTCGAAACTTAATTTGCCATTCATGAAATACAGGATGTACGCCATTCTGATCAGCCTCGTTTTTGTGGCCTTTTCCATTGGTCTGGTAGCTTTTAAGGGGCTTAATCTCAGTGTAGACTTTACCGGAGGCCTTGTTCTGCAGGTCGAATTCTCTTCTCCTGCGGAAGTTGCCGAAATACGTTCCAGCCTCAGCTCGATTGGGCAGGGGCAGGCGATAATCCAGGCTTATAACAAAAATGAGATCCTGATACGTTTCCAGGCTCAGGATGAAGAGGTCAGAAGAGAGGTGCTGGAGAAGCTCAAAAATGACTTCGGCGACCTTAAGATCCTCAAGATAGACAAAGTAGGGCCTGTTGTGGGCAAAGAACTCAGGGCTCAGGCAATTATTGCACTTTCGCTTGCCCTGGCCGGCATTCTTACTTACATGGCTTTCCGTTTTAAATTTCGCTTCGGGATAGCTGCTGTCGTTGCACTTCTGCATGACACGCTGATAATGCTGGGAATGTTCAGCTTCACCGGCAAGGAAGTGTCAGTCTCCTTCATTGCTGCCATACTCACGGTGGTGGGATATTCTCTCAACGATTCCATCGTTGTGCTCGACCGCGTAAGGGAGAACTGGGCTTCGGCAAAGACTAAAGGGATCCTTGAACTTGTGGACCTGTCAATAAACCAGACTCTGGCAAGGACTATAAACACATCTCTGACCACACTGCTGCCTGTACTGGCAATGTATTTATTCGGCGGAGAGGTGATCAGCAATTTTGCGTTTGCCTTCCTTGTCGGGATAGTCGTAGGGACCTATAGTTCGATATACATTGCGAGCTCTATCGTCGCCGAATGGTATCTGCGCTCTCCAAAATTTTAA
- the dtd gene encoding D-aminoacyl-tRNA deacylase produces the protein MKALLQRVDRASVTVGGNVTGSIGKGLCVFLGVAEGDTQKDIAWLADKVVNLRIFDDESGKMNRSVIDEKGEILIVSQFTLCGDCKRGRRPSWTNAAEPTEANRMYEKFVGEIESRGVVAATGVFQALMKVEICNDGPVTLMIDSRE, from the coding sequence TTGAAGGCACTGCTGCAGCGCGTCGACAGGGCAAGCGTGACTGTCGGCGGCAATGTGACAGGGAGCATAGGGAAAGGTCTGTGCGTCTTTTTGGGTGTTGCCGAGGGTGATACCCAAAAGGACATCGCATGGCTTGCAGATAAAGTTGTTAATCTGAGGATATTCGATGACGAGTCAGGTAAAATGAACAGGTCAGTCATTGACGAAAAGGGAGAGATACTTATAGTATCCCAGTTTACGCTGTGCGGAGACTGCAAAAGAGGCAGGCGGCCGTCTTGGACTAATGCCGCTGAACCGACTGAAGCCAACAGGATGTATGAAAAATTCGTCGGAGAGATAGAGTCAAGGGGAGTAGTTGCAGCCACAGGAGTTTTCCAGGCTCTGATGAAGGTTGAGATATGCAATGACGGTCCCGTTACTCTGATGATAGACAGCAGGGAGTGA
- a CDS encoding bifunctional (p)ppGpp synthetase/guanosine-3',5'-bis(diphosphate) 3'-pyrophosphohydrolase has translation MSEENKPGIINVRSAHMSGISRKEEGGLSEKNCRSLMEGYWGRIPESQRVSTLRLTWQDLWTKISRYLSREDVIAIGEAFVFAAESHGGQMRYSGDPYVVHTVSVAAILAGMEIDRETIIASLLHDVLEDTQVTTEELRDKFGQGVVTLVDGVTKLGKLPFKTFEDYQAENLRKMFVVMAKDIRVVLIKLADRLHNMRTISSHKREKQITIARETLEIYAPLAHRLGIYQVKRELEDLSFRILDPEMYYDIKRRVRKKLPEREMIIKEAMDILSQKIEEDGLEASIKGRPKHFYSIYEKMRRKNLSLDQLYDLLALRVIVKNVADCYQVLGIVHTIWKPIPGQFDDYIANPKSNLYQSLHTTVVGPAGEPLEVQIRTWEMHSLAEYGIAAHWNYKEGGRRVDHLDEGLTWIRKALEVVPEGQEEEGVSSQFLDNLKTDVLSTEVFVFTPKGNVISVPNGSTPIDFAYAIHTEIGHKCVGAMVNGRIAPMDHVLQNGDIVRILTSPQGKPSRDWLKIAKSTRTRSKIKSWFRQQDRQEREEKVRRGRDLLEKEALRRNPGAENPLESLSPHLSQVAREMGYLNTEELIVSVGTGSHTAASILGRISSDTKQAPEPIPAQAPAQRSEADSEIVVEGASGVLVSLAQCCRPVPGDQIIGCVTQSRGITVHRKDCANIDKADPNKLIVVSWGRLKDHRYTARIKVEGIDKPTLFGEIVQAITAMDGVLVGIRANVVNNSRTRVAADVQIKDLEHLYRIIARLNTISGVIEITRG, from the coding sequence ATGAGCGAAGAGAACAAACCGGGAATAATAAATGTGCGTTCTGCCCATATGTCGGGAATAAGCAGAAAAGAAGAGGGCGGACTGAGCGAAAAAAACTGCAGATCTCTTATGGAAGGGTACTGGGGACGCATACCCGAGTCTCAGCGTGTCTCAACGCTCAGGCTGACATGGCAGGACCTCTGGACTAAAATTTCAAGATACCTTTCCAGGGAAGATGTGATCGCCATAGGTGAGGCCTTTGTATTCGCTGCGGAGTCACATGGGGGTCAGATGAGGTACAGTGGTGATCCCTATGTCGTACACACCGTATCTGTTGCAGCGATACTGGCAGGGATGGAGATCGACCGTGAGACGATAATCGCTTCGCTGCTGCACGATGTCCTTGAAGATACACAGGTGACTACTGAAGAGCTTCGTGATAAATTCGGACAGGGCGTTGTCACCCTTGTAGACGGGGTAACCAAACTTGGCAAACTTCCTTTTAAGACATTTGAAGACTATCAGGCCGAAAACCTGAGAAAAATGTTTGTGGTCATGGCGAAGGACATCAGGGTCGTCCTTATCAAGCTGGCCGACCGTCTTCATAATATGAGGACCATCTCCTCCCATAAAAGGGAGAAACAGATCACGATCGCCAGGGAGACCCTTGAGATATATGCTCCCCTTGCGCACCGTCTTGGTATATACCAGGTAAAGAGGGAACTAGAGGATCTCTCTTTTCGTATCCTTGATCCCGAGATGTACTATGACATAAAACGCAGGGTGAGAAAAAAACTTCCAGAGCGTGAAATGATAATTAAAGAAGCTATGGATATCCTCTCCCAGAAAATTGAAGAAGATGGTCTTGAGGCCTCCATAAAGGGGCGGCCCAAACACTTTTACAGCATATATGAAAAAATGAGGAGAAAAAACCTTTCGCTTGACCAGCTTTACGATCTTCTGGCTCTAAGGGTCATAGTAAAAAACGTAGCTGACTGCTACCAGGTCCTTGGGATAGTACATACCATATGGAAACCTATTCCGGGCCAGTTTGATGATTATATAGCCAACCCAAAGAGCAACCTTTACCAATCCCTTCATACGACTGTGGTCGGTCCTGCCGGTGAGCCTCTGGAAGTGCAAATAAGGACATGGGAGATGCATTCTCTTGCCGAGTATGGGATAGCCGCCCACTGGAACTACAAAGAGGGCGGCCGGAGAGTGGACCATCTTGACGAAGGGCTCACATGGATAAGAAAAGCCCTTGAGGTAGTGCCTGAAGGTCAGGAAGAAGAGGGGGTAAGCTCCCAGTTTCTGGACAACCTGAAAACAGACGTCCTCTCAACAGAAGTATTTGTCTTTACTCCCAAAGGAAATGTGATATCAGTACCAAACGGATCCACTCCTATAGATTTTGCTTATGCCATCCACACTGAGATAGGGCATAAATGCGTTGGGGCTATGGTAAACGGGAGGATCGCCCCGATGGATCATGTGCTGCAAAACGGCGACATCGTACGAATACTGACTTCGCCTCAGGGCAAACCATCGCGCGATTGGCTCAAGATAGCAAAATCGACAAGGACCAGGAGCAAGATAAAGAGCTGGTTTCGCCAGCAGGACAGGCAGGAAAGAGAAGAAAAGGTAAGGAGGGGCAGGGACCTCCTTGAAAAAGAGGCTCTGAGAAGGAACCCCGGAGCGGAAAATCCGCTTGAATCGCTCTCTCCCCACCTAAGTCAGGTAGCCAGAGAGATGGGCTATCTCAACACTGAAGAACTCATTGTTTCTGTGGGGACAGGAAGCCATACAGCCGCCAGCATACTTGGCAGGATATCATCCGACACAAAACAGGCTCCGGAACCTATCCCGGCCCAGGCACCTGCTCAAAGGAGCGAAGCCGACTCTGAGATAGTTGTCGAGGGTGCCTCGGGCGTTCTTGTCTCGCTTGCCCAGTGCTGCCGTCCGGTTCCGGGCGACCAGATCATCGGATGTGTGACACAGAGCAGGGGTATAACGGTACATCGCAAAGATTGTGCTAACATAGACAAGGCCGACCCCAACAAGCTGATAGTTGTATCGTGGGGCAGACTAAAGGACCACCGATACACAGCGAGGATAAAGGTTGAGGGCATTGACAAGCCTACTCTCTTCGGAGAGATAGTTCAGGCCATAACGGCGATGGACGGAGTGCTTGTGGGTATAAGGGCAAACGTTGTGAACAATTCAAGAACAAGGGTAGCTGCCGATGTCCAGATAAAGGACCTGGAGCATCTTTACAGAATAATAGCGAGGCTCAATACCATATCGGGAGTAATAGAGATAACCAGGGGGTGA
- the yajC gene encoding preprotein translocase subunit YajC: MGGQQGGLVGMMLPLAMFAAIFYFMIIRPQKKKQKAHEEMLASISRGSTIITAGGFFGIVREILDDSYIIELDEGVKARILKSSVSMKKTDGSSDARPKKKKVKKDEIPAETAEEPVKETAVVEAEAEESKDTEKEEA; encoded by the coding sequence TTGGGCGGACAGCAGGGCGGACTTGTAGGCATGATGCTTCCTCTCGCAATGTTTGCGGCGATTTTTTATTTCATGATTATTCGTCCGCAGAAGAAAAAACAGAAGGCGCATGAAGAAATGCTCGCAAGCATCAGCAGAGGTTCTACGATTATCACGGCAGGCGGTTTTTTTGGAATAGTAAGAGAGATCCTTGATGACAGCTATATCATTGAGCTTGACGAGGGAGTAAAGGCAAGGATACTCAAGAGCTCTGTATCAATGAAGAAGACAGACGGTTCATCAGATGCCAGGCCAAAGAAAAAGAAAGTCAAAAAGGATGAGATCCCGGCTGAAACAGCTGAAGAGCCGGTAAAAGAGACCGCAGTGGTCGAGGCGGAAGCTGAAGAATCAAAAGATACAGAAAAGGAAGAGGCCTAG
- a CDS encoding DHH family phosphoesterase translates to MVVFCSKDELNIYRPGRTAADIAARLDCSLFQAALLEMRGVTSETSDSVIKSWISPDMESMLDSLDLGETNSLAVGVFRSLNERSDVVVYGDYDVDGISATALAVEMALHRKASVRYFIPHRFNQGYGLHSDVATTIAKRKCDLVIVVDCGTQDAESVRLIRDSGIPVVILDHHLAEGELAVSDTMVNPQIGGDITAKRLCAAGVIWCWAWQNELLPRERLRKLLDLVALATIADCVSLASPLNRVLVQGGMDVLRRAPRPGLAILMEKLGIIPSALDPEDLAMKIIPCLNAAGRLYFADLAVKILFNAEDLSDKVDKIIELNKKRRELSSKILEQVDGEQAEPYQYVLTDKDWSVGVLSSVASRICSERNAPVALVAAVGDIMRGTLRMPAGGDAVGILKTLAPMLNTWGGHRLAAGFSVKTDKWQEVRDEMERMLSKVKVSSDKEDLLYWIPSELDLKAWYEAEKLGPFGMDNPCPKLYSPYSGSVKIIPLGKNGKHVKIDLGESTLLGFGAADIVKDREGLMGWVYRPRVDTWRNVTSLQLVLEKMVTA, encoded by the coding sequence TTGGTAGTATTCTGTTCGAAAGATGAACTGAACATTTACAGACCGGGTCGGACAGCGGCAGACATAGCTGCGCGCCTTGACTGCTCTCTTTTCCAGGCTGCACTGCTGGAGATGAGGGGAGTGACTTCGGAGACAAGTGATTCTGTGATAAAAAGCTGGATATCTCCGGACATGGAGAGCATGCTGGACTCACTGGATCTAGGTGAGACCAATTCGCTCGCTGTTGGTGTGTTCCGCTCTTTGAACGAAAGATCTGACGTTGTCGTATACGGAGACTATGATGTCGACGGGATCTCAGCTACTGCTTTGGCTGTTGAAATGGCTCTGCACAGGAAGGCAAGCGTAAGGTATTTCATCCCGCACCGGTTCAATCAGGGGTACGGCCTTCACTCGGATGTAGCAACAACAATAGCGAAGAGAAAGTGTGACCTTGTGATCGTCGTTGACTGCGGGACCCAGGATGCCGAATCCGTCAGACTGATAAGAGACAGCGGCATTCCGGTAGTGATCCTCGACCACCATCTGGCTGAGGGAGAACTTGCCGTTTCGGACACAATGGTAAATCCCCAGATCGGCGGCGATATCACGGCCAAAAGGCTTTGTGCGGCCGGGGTCATTTGGTGCTGGGCATGGCAAAATGAACTTCTTCCCCGGGAAAGGCTGCGAAAACTACTTGACCTGGTCGCGCTGGCAACAATTGCCGATTGTGTATCGCTTGCTTCGCCCCTGAACAGAGTCCTTGTCCAGGGAGGCATGGATGTACTCAGGAGAGCTCCGAGACCAGGCCTTGCAATTCTTATGGAAAAGCTTGGCATTATTCCTTCCGCACTTGATCCGGAAGATCTTGCGATGAAGATCATACCATGCCTTAACGCGGCGGGCAGGCTCTACTTTGCAGATCTTGCAGTGAAAATACTGTTTAATGCCGAGGATCTTTCCGATAAGGTCGACAAGATAATAGAACTTAACAAAAAAAGAAGAGAACTCTCCTCAAAGATCCTCGAGCAGGTCGACGGGGAACAGGCAGAACCTTACCAGTATGTACTGACTGACAAAGACTGGTCCGTAGGTGTACTCAGCAGCGTGGCGAGCAGGATATGCAGCGAGAGGAACGCTCCTGTCGCTCTCGTGGCTGCTGTCGGCGACATAATGAGGGGTACCCTCAGGATGCCTGCCGGAGGTGATGCTGTCGGTATACTTAAGACACTTGCTCCCATGCTGAACACGTGGGGAGGTCACCGTCTCGCCGCAGGCTTCAGCGTGAAGACCGACAAATGGCAGGAAGTCAGGGATGAGATGGAAAGGATGCTCTCGAAGGTCAAGGTGTCAAGCGACAAGGAAGATCTTCTGTACTGGATCCCATCGGAACTTGACCTCAAGGCATGGTACGAAGCTGAAAAGCTTGGACCTTTCGGAATGGATAATCCATGTCCGAAGCTATATTCCCCGTACAGCGGCAGCGTAAAGATCATCCCGCTTGGCAAAAATGGAAAACATGTAAAGATCGATCTGGGCGAGTCAACGCTCCTCGGCTTTGGTGCGGCGGATATCGTAAAGGACAGGGAAGGCCTGATGGGGTGGGTATACAGACCGCGTGTGGATACATGGCGTAATGTGACATCCCTCCAGCTTGTGCTTGAAAAGATGGTTACAGCATAA
- a CDS encoding LapA family protein, whose translation MKSYILAITVTMFLSALFAFQNIGDVTVRFLVFEWVLPQGVWEVLIFCAGAAIMWIFSIFSMFEVRGKYKKELKAKDERIAAVEKEKKTILESVAAARSPLPISEDAGLTHNAEENTSGGTVE comes from the coding sequence ATGAAGAGCTATATACTAGCGATAACGGTTACCATGTTCCTGTCCGCACTTTTTGCTTTCCAGAACATTGGTGACGTCACAGTCAGGTTTCTTGTCTTTGAATGGGTCCTCCCGCAGGGGGTCTGGGAGGTCCTTATCTTCTGTGCCGGCGCTGCGATAATGTGGATATTCTCAATATTCTCCATGTTTGAGGTTAGAGGCAAATACAAGAAAGAGCTTAAAGCGAAAGATGAAAGGATAGCAGCCGTCGAAAAAGAAAAAAAGACTATACTTGAATCTGTGGCAGCAGCGAGAAGCCCTCTGCCCATAAGCGAGGATGCCGGCCTTACACATAATGCCGAGGAAAACACTTCGGGCGGAACGGTCGAGTAG